A genomic window from Pelagicoccus albus includes:
- a CDS encoding protein-glutamate methylesterase/protein-glutamine glutaminase, producing the protein MTSPRKIRVLIVDDSASVRQILSTILSTDSEIEVMATASDPYIAVERIKKEVPDVILLDIEMPRMDGLTFLDRIMSQHPIPVIICSSLTDSGSQSALAALEKGAVEIICKPKVGTRQFFEESSIQICDAVKSASRAGTKRRPSLPATNGIRPIQPKLTADAVIERGNSKAMIETTEKIIAVGASTGGTEALRVFLQSFPADCPGIVVVQHMPEKFTASFAERLDSICSINVREAKDGDSVLRGQALIAPGNKHLLLKRSGARYYVEVRNGPLVSRHRPSVDVLFRSAARYAGRNAVGVIMTGMGDDGARGMLEMHEAGSFNLAQDQASCVVFGMPKEAIEHGGVNKVVGLDQLAREVTLASRN; encoded by the coding sequence ATGACCTCACCTCGTAAAATTCGCGTCCTCATAGTGGACGACTCCGCATCAGTCCGGCAAATACTGTCGACCATCCTATCCACAGATTCGGAGATCGAAGTGATGGCCACTGCCTCCGATCCCTACATCGCTGTCGAGCGAATCAAGAAGGAAGTCCCCGACGTCATCTTACTAGACATAGAAATGCCTCGCATGGATGGGCTTACCTTTCTGGACCGCATAATGAGCCAGCACCCTATTCCGGTCATCATTTGCTCCAGTCTTACTGACTCTGGCTCTCAATCCGCACTCGCTGCTCTCGAAAAGGGAGCAGTAGAGATCATCTGCAAACCGAAAGTCGGCACCAGGCAGTTTTTCGAGGAGTCATCCATACAGATATGCGATGCAGTCAAATCAGCGAGCCGCGCCGGAACGAAGAGGCGTCCCTCCCTCCCAGCCACAAACGGAATCCGTCCGATCCAGCCCAAGCTCACTGCTGACGCTGTGATCGAAAGAGGCAACTCCAAGGCCATGATCGAAACCACGGAGAAAATCATCGCTGTTGGCGCTTCGACAGGAGGGACCGAAGCGCTCAGGGTCTTCCTGCAATCGTTTCCCGCCGACTGCCCTGGCATCGTTGTCGTCCAGCACATGCCAGAGAAATTTACCGCCAGCTTCGCTGAGCGACTAGACTCCATCTGCTCCATCAACGTCAGGGAGGCAAAGGATGGCGACTCCGTCCTTCGTGGCCAAGCCCTCATAGCCCCCGGAAACAAGCACCTTTTACTAAAGCGAAGCGGAGCTCGCTACTATGTGGAGGTTCGGAACGGTCCACTCGTCAGCAGGCATCGCCCCTCCGTGGACGTGCTTTTCCGTTCCGCAGCTCGTTACGCCGGAAGAAATGCCGTCGGCGTTATCATGACGGGAATGGGCGACGACGGAGCTCGCGGCATGCTTGAGATGCATGAAGCAGGATCCTTCAATCTCGCCCAAGATCAGGCAAGTTGCGTCGTTTTCGGCATGCCCAAAGAGGCCATCGAGCACGGGGGCGTGAATAAAGTGGTCGGACTCGACCAGCTAGCTCGCGAAGTGACTCTCGCCTCCCGGAACTGA
- the ruvB gene encoding Holliday junction branch migration DNA helicase RuvB, whose translation MNEPDTKGVDYLSSALSNQLNTQTESLLRPPSFDEFVGQSKTVERLKIMAGAAKKRGEALNHILLSGPPGLGKTSLSFILGAEMGRNVRITSGPVVEKAGDLAGMLTNLEEGDILFIDEIHRIPKTVEEYLYSAMEDYCIDIMIDQGPNARSVRLNIPRFTLVGATTRNGLLTAPLRSRFTLQTRLDYYGPEDLLKIVTRTCHLLNVPVERDGGLEIARRARGTPRIANNLVNFVRDYAEEKGNGTITKASAQAALELLEIDALGLDEMDKRILRVMATTYKGRPVGLATLAVAVGEESHTLEEVHEPFLIQSGLVQRTAQGRIITPDGLAAIGLEAATS comes from the coding sequence ATGAACGAACCGGACACCAAAGGAGTCGATTACCTCAGCAGCGCCCTTTCAAATCAGCTGAATACCCAAACGGAATCCCTCCTTAGACCTCCGTCGTTCGACGAATTCGTCGGCCAATCCAAGACTGTCGAACGCCTCAAGATCATGGCCGGAGCGGCCAAAAAGCGTGGCGAAGCTCTCAACCATATCTTGTTATCCGGCCCTCCTGGCCTGGGGAAGACATCCCTCTCTTTCATCCTCGGAGCGGAGATGGGTCGCAACGTCCGCATCACTTCCGGTCCAGTGGTAGAAAAGGCGGGCGACCTTGCCGGCATGCTTACCAATCTCGAAGAGGGAGATATCCTCTTCATAGACGAAATCCATCGGATTCCCAAAACGGTCGAAGAGTATCTCTACTCAGCGATGGAGGACTACTGTATCGACATCATGATCGACCAGGGCCCCAACGCCCGCTCCGTCAGGCTCAACATCCCACGCTTTACCTTAGTCGGAGCGACCACCCGAAACGGTCTGCTTACTGCCCCGCTGCGCTCGCGCTTCACTCTGCAAACACGACTCGATTACTACGGCCCCGAAGACCTTCTAAAAATAGTTACCCGCACCTGCCATTTGCTCAACGTTCCGGTGGAACGGGACGGCGGACTGGAAATTGCTCGGCGAGCACGCGGCACTCCACGAATCGCCAACAATCTGGTTAATTTCGTTCGCGACTACGCGGAAGAAAAGGGTAACGGCACCATCACCAAAGCGAGCGCTCAAGCTGCTCTCGAATTACTCGAGATCGACGCCCTCGGCCTAGACGAAATGGACAAGCGGATCCTGCGAGTCATGGCCACCACTTACAAGGGGCGGCCCGTCGGACTAGCGACTTTAGCGGTAGCGGTCGGCGAAGAAAGCCACACGCTGGAAGAGGTTCACGAGCCTTTTCTGATTCAAAGCGGACTGGTCCAACGCACCGCCCAAGGCCGAATCATCACCCCCGACGGCCTCGCCGCCATCGGCCTTGAAGCCGCCACCAGCTGA